The Balaenoptera ricei isolate mBalRic1 chromosome X, mBalRic1.hap2, whole genome shotgun sequence region AGGAGTTTCAGTTATCTATATACACACGCACGGTAGAGTCTTTGCCATTAAATACTGCAGTCAAGCTAGAGGTGGTAGAATACTGATCCAGTGTTCAGTAAAGGCTATTAAAGGTGTTAATTTTGTGAATACTCAATTTCAGTACCCTTAAACTGCTCTCAGGCTGCCAAGAGCTAGCCCATTTCCGTAGGTGAAACTGCTTGTCACATGTAAGAAAGAAGACTTAGATTTATTTAATCTGTTGTGGCTCATTTAGGGGCTGGAGACTCTGAGCATAACTTTTGTAATCAGCAGATACAGCAGGAACTTCAGCATCCAGTGGACCTATGCTCAAATTGAAGTGGTAGGGCATAtcatgggcaagtcacttaacttcctcatttataaaatggagattttgCTATATTCCTACCTAATTGTAAGactttgaaattatttatataaaatacctagCATACAGGTTCTGAAAAAGTCATTATGAAATAAAGCGTAGCCTGTTTATTCTGCAGACATGAAGCCTATAGTACATATTACTCTCTGCAGGTCCTCAGAAATCATTTGAAACAAGTAGATTCCAGAATAGGCACTTGCTCTGCCCAAAGCAAAATCTTGCAGTATTGAAAAATCAGAAGGCCTGATGAAAGGTATTCTTAGGAATAAGAGGAGAACAAAAGTCCAAGGTAGCTTTTGGGTTACCTTGGAAAGGAAGACAGGAATTGCAGGGAGGACAGTGATGGTGAGAAATTTCTAAGAGTCCTTGAACTAGGGGCTGCAGctaacataaatgaatgaaagtggTTAAGAAAATCAACTgctagaaaattttttttcctaaactatGCTGTGGGTGTTAACAATATAAACATGCAAAATATTggagttaacattttaaattcaaaattaaaaacaaaagttcaaaatagaaaaatttaatcaTTACATTTTTGCGTCTGATTTATTCTCCTTTGACTTGGAACAGGAGGTCTGATGCTTTTCTTATGTACCAAGAGGTCAATGTTAGGTCTTATATTTTTGTGTTACAATGTGCACTAAAGAATTTAGCCTTGAATCCTTTTACTGGGAATGATTTTTATCCTATTTCATAATGGAAAACAGCTGCTTAGAAATGTAGGAATTTCCAAACACACATAGATGTCTTGCACAGTGTTTTTTATATTTAGGGTTACTACTCCTGAGATATTTGTAGAATTCTGGTATTTCAGTGACATCATGCTTCACTTTCAGTACCATAGCACAGCAATTCAGTATCTCCACTGTAGCTATTCTTTCACACCATGAATATCAATTGAGAAAGGTTAACTGAACTATtacattaattcattttcatAGAATATAATGTCAGAAAACCTTTTCTGGAATTCAATAGACAACTCCACAATTGGGGGAATGTAATTCAGGCCATCACATTCATTTCTTGGAAAACAATTTCAGCAAAGTCAGCCAGTCTATCTCCTGCCAAATTAGTTTCCCAAAGGCATAATTTTGCTAGGAATGAGCAAATACAACCACACATTTGGAAGGTATTTCTGAACAACCTTGTTTTTATTCAAAGTGAATTGTAATGTCAACCAAACAggtcaaatatattatttcagtCTTTGATGGTGTGCTGAATGCCTTTTGGATACCAAATAAGTAATTTTTTCCAGTATCTTCAATACCATACCTCAACTAGGTCAATTAATCTCCATAATAGGGAAGATTTCCATGACATGAATCTAATAATTCACCAAGCAAAGTATTCAACTATGTTTGGTGCAAACCACAATGTTAATTACCAGTTCTTGACATGAttcattttgaacatttttgcACAAAAAGTGGAATCCTAAGGAGCGATACAATGAACAGCTTTAAGTCTTTGTAAagtgtttctgaaaaaaattgaagtttCCTAAGTCCAACAGTAACACTATTGCAGAAGCACCATCTGTAGTCATATTCACTAATTTTGACCAATCTATACTAAAAATTTCAAGACTTTTCTCAACATACAAAATCCAAGTATTTCTAGATGTACCCGTCAGAGGCAAGTCCAAAAGAGTTAGACTGCATCAAAATTATAGGTGTGGAGGTTCTTAAACTTTAGGGTGTATCAGAATCAGttggagggcttattaaaacaaattaacaagcctcatctccagtaggtctggggtaaggcctgagaatctgcatgtataacaagtttccaggtggtACAGTGCTGTTGATTAGGGACCATACATTGAGAACTACTGGCTAGACACATAGCTAAGTGTACCTTTAAATGCATAGTGTTTATATCTGCTGTAACCAGTTGTAATCTAAAACTTTACAATTTAACTTCTTGACACAATGTCACAAAAATTTTCAGCCATCAATTTTTAACATCCTGAGCAACAGTATCTACTACCTTTGCAAATGCTTGTTTATAATGTAAATTCTGCTGTACTCAACACTCTTTTCTTAAACGACTACCTACAAAAGGCTTTCAAGCCCTGGTAATTTTTTCATGTAATATATAATTGCATTTCATGGCAGTATTACTTAATTGTCTGTATTCAAAAACAACCTATTGAAATTCCAAGccctttttcaagttctttttgtTTCAGCACTCATCATTCTTGTATACTGGTCATATTTCTTAcaatggtttatttttaaatggtatctTAAATTGTAGTCTTTcaacaaacacattttatttagatATAGAGGAATACTCATCACTTCCACTAGGAAATAGGCTCCCTttgattttcctttaaatatatgACCTTCCTGTATagataattcttctttttttcacttttcacagATATGGGCAcaagaaatatttcatattcttcAAAACTACTATAAAAAAGTACAAGCACAACAATCAATGGtgtcttagttatctatttctgtattaacaaattacccccaaaacttagtggcttaaaaagcatttattttctcatagtatcTGTGAGCGTGGCTTAATGGGGTTctttggctcagggtctctcacaggctgcaatcaaggtgtcagctggggctgcagtcatctcaaggcttggctggggaaggatccacttccaagctcactcacgtggctgttggcaggattcagttccttgtgggctgttggactgagggcctcagCTCCTCACCGGTTGTTGGtcagaggcttccctcagttacTTGTCACGTGGGCCTCTCCAGAGGGCAGCCCACAACACGGCAGCTTGCTTCATCAGAGTGATCAAGCAAGAaatgccagagagagagagagagagaacaaacaagATGGAAGTCGCAGTTTCttataacctaatcttggaagtgacatcTCATCACTTTTGCTGTAGTCTGTTCATTAAAAacaagtcactaagtccagcccacacaCAGGGGGTGAGGGTAGATTAAACAAgagtgtgaataccaggaggcggGAATCACTTGGAGCCATGTATGAAGAAGATGGTTATCATGAAAGGCAAGTGGCACTTGGTCACTGTGTCAGGGAGACACCATGGATCGGTAGAGACTCCAATAAATGAAGACCACGTAGCTCGGCAAAAGGGGACAACCAGTGTTGCGAGAGGATCTGATATTTCAAGAGTGGTTGGAAAGTCAGAATTCTTGGTAAcgtttcacaatttttaaaatgttggcaacaaattcatatttgttaaaaaagaaatgcgTTTGTAAAATGCAAGTTAAATgatagaaggaaatgaaaaatcattCAACTAGATGATGCCTTAATATTCAACCCAAACCCACTATTTGACTTTAGATTCTGATGAACACTATTGATCAATGAAAATCAatgaagttcttttaaaaaaatgtgtggtGCTATGGGCTGCCAGTTTGCCATCCCTGCCATAACCTTTGGGATTTTCTTTGTGGTATAGATGAAAGGGCAAAGGTTTTGGTGTCTGAAATGCAAACTGTGGTTCTGCCACTTCCACTATGTCCTTGGGCCTATGACAAGAGCCAGAGAAAAGATACTCCGGGCTATTATTGTTAGTATTTTCTTACTTGTCTCCCCTACTAGACTATGAGCTGCTGGAGGGTTAGAGTACCCACCTGACCACAACACTCCCTTATCTCACTTTCCTACTTCATTCTTCTGTACAGCACTTACTACACTAcctaaaatactatatattttgtctttttatcttgtttattgtctgtctttcccactagaatataaacttcaTGAGGTCAGAAACCTGTCTGTTTTGGTCACTGCTTTATCTTCCCAATATTGAACTGTGCCTAGTGCACAGTAGGAGCCcattaaacatttgtttaatgaatgaattccATTGTTCATAGTacttagcacagggtctggcaaGAGTAGGTGTTCAAAAAATGCTGAAAAGCATTCATTGTCCTGATAAGAGAATGGTAGGCAGATCAAGAAGTACCCTACATGCCATGCCAAGCTTAAGGCATGAGAGTGAAATGTCCATGTCCAATCTACTTGGCACACAAGATATTTTGGTCAAAGTAACTGTAGCTGGCATTTATATGGCATTTACTATGTGGTATATAATGTTCTAAGCACTGTActtatattaaatcatttaatactcacaataaAGTCTGTGATGTAGCTATTATTACTATCCTCCTCCtccacatgagaaaactgaggcagagagaggttaacTTGCCCACATTTATATAACTAGTAAGTAAAAGAAcaaggatttaaacccaggcagtctggctccaaggTCTGTTCTTGGCCATTATGCTACACAAACTAAATATAAGAAAAGTGTTCTGGAAAAGGTTATTAAAATGCAACTATACTGTTTTGAGAGATGTTAAAGATAAAGGATTTTGATGTCAAATATATTTAGGTTCATATCTTGGCTCAACCACATTCCAGCAGTGCAACCTTGGGCCAGTGACTATGCTGAGCctgtttttattttagctataaaAAACGTAGATTAATACATATCCTGAAGGgtggttgtgatgattaaatgacataatgaaTCTATGTGAGGTACCGAGCCCATGTGGTAGCTATTATTACTACCACCAAGGGGGAATTTATTCCATAAATGCATTGCTAAGCAGCTACAAAACTTACTTTTACTTAACAGAGTTTGGCAATTCCATTTGGAATCAAGTTAATTTACATGGAATGAAACTATAACATTATAAAACACTGGTTCTAAATTCTTCCTTATCTGCCTTTCTCTTTTAACAACCATTATTGTATATAATGTGTCAAGCCCTAGAGCAAAATCTCTGCCCTCTCGGAACTCAGTTAAAAGATAATtacatacaaacttccagtcataagataagtaagttctggggatgtaatacaTAGCatgggggaaagaaagagaattatAATGCGATATGAAAATactatgagagaaaaaaatatgagagaggtaaaaataaaaagaacactctGGTAGCACAAGGGAAGGCATCATTTACCTTGGCTGGGAAAGATTTCATAGTGATAACTTTTGAGCAAGAATAAGTAGGAATTGGCTACACAATGGTGAgagtaaaataagaaaagcacTATGTGAGAGGACATGGTATGTCTAGGAAGCCAGAAAAGTTCAGAATGGTTGGGACATTCCAATGGTTGGAACAGGTGTGGGCAAAGGTAAGCACCAAGTAAGGCTTGGAGAGAGTTTGGGATCAGACTGTGAATGGCATTGTCTGCCATGCTGACAAGTCTGGGCTTAGTAGGGTAGGCAAAAAGTAGCCAGTGGGTATCTTCAGGCACAGACAAAAGTCAACTTTGGTTTTCAAAGTATCTCTGACAGCAATGTAGAAGATGGACTATGGTCCAGAGAGTGGTAAAGGAACAAGTTGAGGCAATTTTCATGGCTCAGATAAGAAATGATGGCAGCCTAAACTAGAGCAATGGGGGTGGAAGTAGCTGGACTCAGTAGACATTTCCGAGGTAGAGGTGACAGGACCTAGTGACCGAGTGGATATGGGAAGTGACAGGAGAGTGAAAAATTGAGAAGAATTCCATGGTTTCTGGCTTGAAATGGATGAAAGATGACATCCATAGAAAAAGAGAACACCAAAAATAGAACaagttttgggggaaaataatgaATTCCATCCTGGATATTTTTTAGTATGAGTGACGTATAAGACATCAAGTAGTAGAAAGCTGAAAAGATGTGTCAAAAGCCCTTGAGAGAGGTCAGGGGTAGAGAAAGAGCTATAGGAATAATCAGAATACAGTTAATATTTAAAGCCATAATAATGGATGAGATTGCTCAGGAAATGAATGTAGAAGAATATAACTAGGACAGAAGTCTTGAGAGCACCAATGCTTAAGGAAGCagtaagaggaggagaaagaactaGAGACTTATAAGGAGAATCAGAAGTGAGCTGCATTATGGAATCCAAGAAAGGAAATTCAAGGAAAGGATGGCTCATGTCAATTATCTCATAGAGGACCAATAAAGCGTAAGAATGGAAATGGTTTTGGTGCCTTCAGAATGGTGACATCACATATCAAGTGGCAATAGGCTAGGGAATAGGAATTAATACAGTCTTCTTTTTTCAAGAATAATGGTTAAAAGGGAAGAACAGGGATAAGGATAATGGCTTAAGGAAATTACAAAGTAAAcgggaagtttttgtttttaaaggttatttgtaTACGCTTACGTActtataagtgaaagaaaccagagagggagagacttaaaatgcagagaagaaagagactGCTACTTTTGAATTCCTATAATATCACTATATGACTCACTCACTTGGCACTGAGCTTACACATTTGCCTTGTACTGGCAGTATTGTACATTTAGCAATGCTGGCACAaactaagtgctcaataaatctacttattatcatttttcttcatgCATCTATGCATATTATCTGGCCAGTAAAAGTGTACAATCTTACACAAGAATGTACAGAAAGGAAACTGTGTGGTGAAACTGTGGAAAGAGACTTTGAGCAATACAGATCCAGAACAGATTTTTACCCACCATTTACTAGTGTCCAGaccaaagaaaaatcatttcactTCTTTGCACCTGTTATTCAACTGTTAAATGGGAAGAATATCACACATTCTTGCAAGcttatgaggattaaacaagcTATTTAAAAAGCACTTTATATACAACTTGGTGCTCAAGAAGAAGACCTAATTACTATTATGATAATTTTTCCTACCACTAGAGCATCTAGTAGAGTCACTAACGTTTCAGGATGTGTCAATGATTGAGGATAAGTAAATAATCAGGAGGCACAGCAGCCACTGCTATACTGTATTCTAGAGAACGAAAGCACAAAATGGCATCAGCTGTTGGTCAGCCTTCTCAAACTTTGCTTATTCATTTACCATCAACATGATTTCTGCCACATCCAAGTACTGAACCttaatacttttctttaaatcaacttACTTCTCTTTAATTGGCCTAAAGAGTTCTAAAGAGTTATAGCTGTGAAACTGCGGGTTTCATGCgttgattatctttttttctaatatatatatttaaccatTAAAACAAAGTATTCATCCCATTAACCACCCCACATCATCTTTCAAACCACATTCTAAAACTGCTTTAGGGTTGCTCTGAGACCCTTAGGAAGAGATCAGGTAGCAATTTGTggttttacttaatttttctgctACTGGCAATGATAACTTACAAAGGTTTgcagaatgtacaaatgaaacaaaccaaatgACAAAATTCATCCCAGTTATATACCCTGAATATTTTCATGGGAAGTCCTAAATTGTCTAAAGCTAAAGAGACAACCCAgcaatttatctttttatgtaaTCCCTCCATCTCTATTTCTCTATCACAAATGAAAATGAGATTGGGAATAAAGGCCCATCCTGTGACCTAGTCTCAAGAACAGAACCAAGGGGAGGAGAAAAACACTAGTGGGTTTTGCTCTAAAGCACTAGCATTTCAATCAAAAGATATGGTAGGCATGCAGATCATTCAAGTGAGAACCTGCTATCTTCAAGACAGTGGAACACTCCTCTGAAAAGgcaaaccacaatgagttattaACCAATATCTTTCAAGTCTGTGTTACAAACCAGGAAGTTCTCCATCActccaacagcaacaacaacaacaacaatcacTGACCAGAACCGGGGGAGAAAACTTCACTCACTGATAACATCTACAGATACTTTACATATGCACTTTTGGAGCCAGTCTTAAATCCACTATGTTAAGAGCCACActacacacttttaaaaagtcactccTACAATGCATTCTAAGATCACTAACCTTttcattcagggaaaaaaatgtatcctgCACCTAAAATATGCAAGTTATTATGGAGACTATGAGAAGATTAAAGAGTTTGTTTATAATCTAGCATGGGGAACAAGACATGTATTTCACAAACGGTGGTACTCATGACtgaagagggctgctgggaaATTTTCCCCCcaacattttattaagaaaaactttaaacatatagcaaagttgaaataattttacagtgaacaTTAGAAAAGTCACGACTGAGATTCTACCATTTTTACTACATTTGCTTTATCACCTatcaatccatcttatttttttatgaactgctgggattttaaaaatgagactaTGTGTAATGAAGAATCTTAGTAGGCCATATTAGGGTTGCTTCTCAAAAATTTTCACTGATGAGGTGTATGAACAAAAAAGCTGGAAAAACCCAAACCCATACTCAGTGTTCAATTCCTGCCAACCTCCAATCAAAATCTATTCAGAGCTCACAGTAGGCCATTTTacatctccacatccttgtccCCTCTGAACCATCCTTCCCAGCCCTCCTCAAGGCTCAGTACCAATCTGTGAAACCTCCCCCAACTTTCACGTCCTCACCCAGAATTAACCAATGCCCCCTACAGGGaccacatttttcatcattagcaatTAGCTCACGGTATCTGCAACTCTTGTTTTCAGTCTGTCTCTTTTACTAAACTCTGACCTCCGTGAGGGCAGGGATCCCCTTACTTCCCTCTGAATCCTCAGCAACCAGTATAGTACCTAGCctacagcaggcactcaataaataatacaaatgaatagcCCAGACCTGTCTTTACCCAGGAGCCAAGGAAGATTTTAGTCCAGTGTGGGAATGATTTAATCACACTGGCACTTTAGAAAGATTCATCTTAGAGCACCGTTGTTAAGAGCATGAGCTTTGGAGCCAGATTGCCTGGGCATGACTCccagaatcccagctctgccatttattgccgggtgactttgggcaagtttctaaacctcctgtgcctcagtttcctcatttgaaaaaacgGGTAATACTGCTTCACAGGTTAtcgtgaggatcaaatgagataatttttgttgttgttgttaaagcaCACAGATTAGcagctggcacatagtaagcattccaTCAATGTTAGTCACTGTTGCCGGCAACCAAGTTAATAATGACAATGAGGTAAAAAGTCCTTAAAGCTCGAGTGGTAGCAGTGAAAACAAAGTGGAAAGAATGGCCATAAAAGAAGAATCTACTGAAAAATGCTCAGTCGGGAAGGCAAGCAAATGAGTGTCTGACATATTTTTTCTCCTACTTTGTATGTTTGAGATAGCTCgtgattgaattttttaaaaaaattattaaaaacagctATAATTACCCAGCCTAGGCACAGATTAGATGCTGGGCACAAGGAGTCTAGCAGGACTGGACTCTAGCCACAAGCTCTATGACCACTGTGAGTTTCTTTATGCAGGTCTTTCAGTCTCTcagctgagatttttttcctcattactcCACCCAGCACCATTTCTTTAGTTTATGATTCCCACGATTCCATATCCTATCTTCTGACTATGCACACATCCCCAAGAGCCTTGGTTGGGGAATGGGTTTGTGGTTTTGTCCTACCCAACCCtgtactgcttttctttttcttcttcctgcccaCCTCCTTTACTTCTCAAGCCTTGCTATTCCCTACACGTAGGAACTTGAAACCCAAGAGTATGGAAAAGCAACAGAGCAACAGCAGTTGTGCCAAGAACTGGGGTTGCTGCCAAGCTGTTCTCCAGGCCCCATATGCAGTGACCAACTACATGCAGAGATTAGACTGAACTACCCATGGGGCCTCACATGCTTGATATTCCCGTTTgcttctgttcattttctttctcctgcttAGAGAAGCCTCTTCCCAAACCTGTAACCAATTCAAATCCAATTCATCCTTGGAGACCCAGGTGAGGTCCAACTTCTTTAAGGAAGTCTCCTCTGACCATTTTAGCCCACAGATATTCCCCCCCCCACACAAAACAGGTACCAATCTGTACCATAAATCATAATCACATACACATTTAtaccattaaataaatgtttcctgtgtatatatttgatatatttgattttccaagggcaggaaccatgtctcACATGTCTTTTAAACCCCTTACTCTTAGTGGGTTAATACTTGTTGAAAAGTGACTGAACCAGtgggtttgtttgttcgtttgtttaggCTAAGGAAGGATGAGGTAGAAACATGTTGAAATGAAAAAGGCTGAATGAACAGATGGGTGCAAAAGAAGCACTGGTTCAAAATTCGGGGAAAAGCTGTAGAAGAAAGGTGTTCAATTAACACGTTTAACTGCAAGGTTGGAAAAAGACATAGAAGAGAGATGTCAACtggaaaaatttggaaaatggcaTTTCAGCTTGAGGCAGAAGACAGCAGGAGAAAGATGGGGCTACAAAAGAAATTCTGCTAAAGCCTAGGGATAGGCCAATTGGATAAAGGGGGTTATTGGGATGACATGGGTAGAGATGTAGTTATGCAGGTGAGCGAATCGGTAGGGCGTGGTATGAAGGGTTAGGTAGATGGATAAAATGATCGAGGGTAGTTAGGCAAGTGGGTTAGCTGACTGGGCGCTGAGTGGGTGGATGGGAGACAGGTAAGTGGGTGGGTGGTTAGGTGTTTAGTTGGGAGGGAATAGGTGTGGGGCGTATTATTTAAGATccggcccctccctcaccttgacccGGAAGCGGATGAGCGCTAGCCTCACGCAGTGGCTCAGGCAGGCCGGTGGCAGGAACCAGGCCCGTGGAGGAGGGGTGCCCTTGTTGCCCACGTGTCCCACGATCAGTTGCGCTGTCTGCCGCTCGGCCTGGCACCGACGGCCCCACTCGGCCAGCCGGTCCTTGCCCAGGCCCCCGGGGAACATGACCACCAGCTCCAAGCCGTCGCCGCCGGGATAGGCACAAGCCTGACATAGCGCTGACAAGTAGCCCAGCATGGCGTTCCATTGGCCGCCACACACCCAATCCGTCTGGTAGCCGCCATAAAGCCGAGGCAGCGCTGAGCCCGCGTCCACCAGCACCCGGGCCCCGGGCAGCggagggggcggcggcggcggcggcgggtgcAGCCCGGGGTGCGCCTGGCCGTGATGGTGGAAGTGGTGAGCGGGGTGATGGTGCCGAGTCGGCCCCGCGCCCCCGGAGTAGGCACCCAAGGCAGCGGGCGCGAGCGGCGGTTGCAGAGGCGCGGAGCCCCTGGCGGCGCGTGGAGCCCCGGGCGCTAGGGCTGCCGTAGGCGGCAGCGGgcgatgctgctgctgctgctgctgctggcgcGAGACCGTACGCGCGAGTTTGAGGAGGTCCACGGGCACAACAGCCCCGGGACAGCGCTTCTCCAGGAACTCTTGGAAGCCCTGGACGCCCATGCTTCGTCGGTGGGCAGACGAGACGGCGGCTGCGCGAGCAGGCTAGGCGGCGATCTGGGCGCGAAGCTGGGGGCGGGCGCGTGCGCACTCCGCGGGGGGCGAGGGGGCGGGCAAAGGATTCCCGAGGGGCGGGGTGAGCTAGCGAGGGaatgaggcaggggtggggaggagaccaCAGACTGGATTTGGGTGGAGAGGAGTGGTGAGGCCGGCCGGACTCAGGAGAGGCTGGGAGGATAAAAGCGATGACGGGCTCTCGTCACTTCTCTCTTATCCCTCTTTGGCCGCTCTTCACCGCTTCAAAAGGGGTGAAGCCTCTTACTTCTACCTCCAGGAGCCATGTTACCTCGTCTTCTCTATGGTACACGCTTTCTagctggaggagggggagcgGGGCGGGGCATTCTGGGAGTTGTAGTCTCCTCTACGGCCTCGGGATACAGTGTTGGAACAAGATTACCACCCCTGTCAGCTCTTGCATTCACTGGGTCTCAAGGGGCGGGGCGTGATATGCGTTTAGGATTTGCACTGCAACTCTTTGCATCCACCGAGTTGCTTCAGGCTATTTACCGCCTTTCCCAGGAAAAGGAGTTGGGGGGGAGTGATGcatcatgggaaaggaagtagagTGGATTAATTGAATTCAGCTAAAGTATGCTAAAATTCCCCAGGAGGAAGAATTTTCCTTTGAGGGGAGGGAATAATGTGCGT contains the following coding sequences:
- the FAM120C gene encoding constitutive coactivator of PPAR-gamma-like protein 2 isoform X5: MGVQGFQEFLEKRCPGAVVPVDLLKLARTVSRQQQQQQQHRPLPPTAALAPGAPRAARGSAPLQPPLAPAALGAYSGGAGPTRHHHPAHHFHHHGQAHPGLHPPPPPPPPPLPGARVLVDAGSALPRLYGGYQTDWVCGGQWNAMLGYLSALCQACAYPGGDGLELVVMFPGGLGKDRLAEWGRRCQAERQTAQLIVGHVGNKGTPPPRAWFLPPACLSHCVRLALIRFRVKQAAVLWAALWRGPRDK